Part of the Gordonia crocea genome is shown below.
CGGGCCAGAGTCGCCCGGGACACCCCGACCTCGGTGGCGAGTGATTCGACGGTCCATCGTCGATCGGCGTTGTTGTGCATCAGGCGCAGGGCTCGTCCCACGGTGGGGTCGCGATAGGCGCGGAACCAAGCCGCGCCACCGTGCTCGTCGTCGAAGGTGCGGCGCAACGCGCTGATCAAGATCAGGTCGAGGTATCGGTTGAGGACGGCGTCCTGTCCGGGGGCTTCACGGGTGATCTCCGCTTCCATGAGGGCGCGCAGCGGGTCGTCGCTCATCGACACCACGGAGAGTCGCGGAAGAGCGTCGAGCAGTGTGCGGTTCACCTCGCCGGCGCGATAGACGCCGATGAGCATGGCCGCCGTGGCCTCGTCGGGAGCGCTGTTTCCCCACGACCGCAGACCTACCGACATGTGCTCGGCCATGCTGTGTCGACCGTCGAGGTCGACACAGTCGCCACTCTCGTCGATGCGTGCGATGGGCGCGTGCGTCCCACCGTCGGATACCAGGTAGGACTCGCTGCCGCGGAACAAGGCGAC
Proteins encoded:
- a CDS encoding AraC family transcriptional regulator, with amino-acid sequence MDALGSLLNGPRARDPLVLRLVFASPWALRVDDRSPLTVLVVTRGAVSVDYDDGTRSTVTTGEVALFRGSESYLVSDGGTHAPIARIDESGDCVDLDGRHSMAEHMSVGLRSWGNSAPDEATAAMLIGVYRAGEVNRTLLDALPRLSVVSMSDDPLRALMEAEITREAPGQDAVLNRYLDLILISALRRTFDDEHGGAAWFRAYRDPTVGRALRLMHNNADRRWTVESLATEVGVSRATLARRFTDLVGTSPMKHLTSWRLALAADHLAQDNPDTLGVIAERIGYATPFALSAAFKREYGVSPSQWAATSTQTG